From the genome of Marasmius oreades isolate 03SP1 chromosome 1, whole genome shotgun sequence:
ACCCTTTTGAGACTTCTTCATACCACCCCAAAGTTGGCAGTGACTCTCCGGCCAGGCATCAGTATCCCTTAAAAGAACCACAATTAGTTCAAGGTTCTGGCCACGAATCTGCTGAATGGTTTGCTTTACTGTTACATCAGGTGTGTCCTCCGGGACGCGTCCATGTTAACTGTATCTGAAGTCTGGACTCCAGGTCTTGGATGTCTATAGGTCGAAGTTACGAAATGATCTGGCTGGCTCTGCAGGCGACGAGATTGCCCGCCAACGCGTTGAAGCCTATGCGAATAAGATTCGTCCAGTTGGTTTCTTGGTGAGCAGTGCGAACGGCTAGGTGAAATTGTGGGTTCTCACATTTCCCACAAGGACCATATTGTCATTCATTCAGTTGAACTGGGCTCCTCGGCTCCTCATCTGCTCAACGGTCGCCGCCATCGTTCGTCTGAAGATCAACCAACCGTGGGTCAAACTCTACACCATAACGCGTTACAACCTGTTCACGTTCCCTCCAGGAAATTGTGTTTGATGTTGACTATACAGACTCTATATCTGTTTCATTGTCTACTTCATACCTATTCAACTATCCCATGCCCTCTTTCGCTCGTCTGCCTGTTTCGTTGACTATATCACTATCCCTCTTCAAATCCACGGTCAGTTGTATTCAGTATCCCAGACCAGTCAACTCTCAGCCCCACATCTAGATATCAATATTACCTCCGTGTCCAACCTCACCGGCACCTGTGATGACATTTTCTATATCTCCGACATTCACACTCGATTTGACGACAGCATCTCTGATGGGAAGTAGGGCCAAACTGGCGAATGTACCAAAATTGCACGAACTTATACAACATCAAGTACATCGCGTTTTAGCCTCGCGTGCAACTTGGAAGGTTGTTCTACCTGGACTAACCAGTGTCGCAGAAGTCAAAGAAGAGATCAAAAAAGAGGCGGAGGCGGAGTCGTAGCCCAACAGTAGCACTAGTCCTTATGGTTAATCTCCTGGACAAATCATACCCTTTTGTACTAACATAATCAGTTACACATTCATTTAGTTTTATTAGTTTCGAAGGGGGTTTCGAATTCTTTCATAATGTCCTGTTTGTAACGAAATACGATGCCATTCCGATCCCTGTATGCGCAGATCCAACTAGTGGCGCATCGTATGAAAGACCAACTCATACCCCCATTTCATCTAGCCATTCCTCAATCTTTGCAAAGGCATCGTGACCTTCCACATCGTCGACAATGATCGTATCAAGACTGTTATCTTTTAACAATCTGTGTTCCTCTCTTAGAACCTTCATCTGTTGTGGCGTTGCAACGACGACAAGAGGGAAGTTAGGCTCGAAATCGAATTCAGGTAGTGGCGTTGGTAAAAGCCCCGATTCAACGACAGCCTCATTCGACGAAGGAGGCGAGATCAAGACGAGGCCAGTGGCTGGATGCGAGGAGATGTAGGTTTGGGCTATGAGAGAGGCAGCGCCACGAGCAAAAATGACTGGTGGAAAGGGAATGGTAGACAACGAGATAGCGGATCTCAGTTCTAAGGTACCACCGAGAGGGATATGGCTAGTTAATACCCGCTTTCAATAATAACAGTGAAGATGTATACGAACCGGATTCAAAATAATCCATCAACCTCTTAGATTCGTTGATTCTGTGACTTTTTGACGGCAAAGGGATATCGACATCTAAACAGGTGAAGCCCTTTTCTGGATACATTCGTGCGAAGCCATTCCGGAAACTACGCTGGGGTTATTTCGTCGAACACGAAACCACAGTCTAGGAAGAAGGTCGGTTTACCAGTTGGGTGAGTGCCACTCTGAAGCCGATACGAAGGCTAGAGGTGTCGGGACTAGTCTGTACGCAGAGCTAGGAGGTTCCCGAATGAGATACTTTGAGGAATAGTTGGCGCGAGATATTCGATGAAGAGAGAGTTCTCGCGATCGATGGGTTGCCTGGCGCAACATGACCGCGTCAAAGCAAGCGTACAAGCGCCTATTCAACACCACTCCACGATGTCCTCTACCTCTTCCAACATCGTTTTCGACGATATATTCACAATAAATGAAATAGATAAAGAGGGCAAAAAATTCGATCGAGGTTCGGTTTCTTTTACAACGACGCGCACAATGCCGACCCTTCTCCTAGTATCGCGTCTTTACGCTCACTCGAAAAACTATGATATGGACCTCACACTGGATTACAATATCGAACTCTTTCCTCTAATTACTGGACAGAACTTCGCACTTGCGCTTGCTTCTTCCTTGGTCCGTGGTGCTCCTGGTGGAACCAGTAACGATGTGGCAGACGATGAGGACAAAGAAAGAGACGTATGGAGACCGGATGGTAAAGGTAGGAAGGGCCTCGAGGAAGACTATGACTATGTGATGTACGGAAAAGTAGGTGTTCTACCCTTCTTGTATTATCTCTTTCATGAGACCATCTTCTCAAGGTTTACAAGTTCGATGGAGGAACGGCTGAAGTTGTGTAGGGCTGTTTTTCCCCCAGTTTGAGTTAGTTGACAATCGTCTCATTTAGGACTGCCTACGCTTCATTCGGAGGACTTCTGATGTCCCTTACAGGCTCCTTTAGACATATGACCAACATCGTCTTGGGTGATCCGATATATATACTTTTGCGCACATAATTCACCACTTTTACGCCTTACACCATAAGTCGACGCTTGTGAACATCACTCAGTCGCGCACGGCAGAGCTGAGTAGCCGAGCCTTCGTTGAAGAGCTAGCATATATTATCACGCAGAATATGTATTTATACAGGGATATGTAAGTTGTGGATAAATACTAAAAGTATAGTAAATAGCTGCAGGATACAAACAGGACCGGCCGCGAGGAATTCGAAtatggatgaagatgaagcaaagGCTTGGAAACCGGGGCGCACGAACCAAATATGTCAAATGAAGGTCGATACGAGGGGGAGAAAGAGGACTAGCCCGTATTACGCTTTGAGGTCCCGCAATTTATCAATCACGTCCAACATATTTGCATCTTTATATGTCCATCGGTCGTCGCCATTTCCCCAAAAGCGACGACTCTTCATTGCAATGTCAACCTGCACAGTAGGCATAGTTTGAGGCGGTGGCCGGTAGGACGGATGAGAGACTAAATCGGATGTTGGCAAAGACGATGAAAGGTCGTGATAGCCTACTCCAAAAAATTGTGCCAACTTGGCAGCTCGTCGTCTCCGTTCCTGAAAGGCTGTGCTCGATTGGAAACTGGTGTGCAAGGATTCAGACTCAAACTTGTCTGCGGGGACGGAGTCGTCCTCTATACCGCCAGCGACGCCAGAGGTAGTTGCTGGAGGTCGGGACTCTGTCACAACAAATGGGATAAGTGTCACTGGCTTGACGCCTTCTGGGGGTTCGAACTTCGCCTTGAGAGCTTCATGAGGGCAATGCTTTGAAGGGATTCAATAAGAAAACATTACCTGCTGATGTTGTTTGCGAGTGACCCGAGTAACTCTCCCTTTATATCCAAAATTCTGAATATTACGACGATGAAATGCCACTGGGTCATCTACAAGGGGCTCGCCATTCTTGGGAAGTTTCGGTAAAGTTGAGCGCGTTCTTCTCAACTGGCTTTCCGAGGACCAGCGGGAGATTTGACGTGCAAATCGCAAATCGTCGATACTCCTGGAGTTGTTGTCAGCTGGACGCCTACGGTGTTTGGCATGGCGTATATCTAGTGGCGCGACGGGAGTCGCAACATCAATAGCTGAAATGAGAGAAGAGTTATCCATATCTTCAGACGCTTTTGCATTGGGACGACTCCGGGAAGTTGATTGACTGTCCTCGTCTCGGATGTCGGGTTGAGACGGTGCTCGGTGGAAATGTTGTTTCGGCCTCGAAGAAGATTGAGATGTGGCAGCtgaaagagaagataccgATCTTCGATGAGAAGAACTGGAGCTGCTCGATACCTGTCCAACATGACTACATCCAACATGCGGATGAAATCGAGAAGCTTGG
Proteins encoded in this window:
- a CDS encoding uncharacterized protein (BUSCO:EOG092652ZZ), translated to MSSTSSNIVFDDIFTINEIDKEGKKFDRVSRLYAHSKNYDMDLTLDYNIELFPLITGQNFALALASSLVRGAPGGTSNDVADDEDKERDVWRPDGKGRKGLEEDYDYVMYGKVYKFDGGTAEVVTAYASFGGLLMSLTGSFRHMTNIVLGDPIYILLRT
- the MMM1 gene encoding ERMES complex subunit mmm1 (BUSCO:EOG09262X74), which codes for MANNYIFSLQPTFTQGLIIGQFSILVLLYLILKYLFLDSTKHPFETSSYHPKVGSDSPARHQYPLKEPQLVQGSGHESAEWFALLLHQVLDVYRSKLRNDLAGSAGDEIARQRVEAYANKIRPVGFLDHIVIHSVELGSSAPHLLNGRRHRSSEDQPTEIVFDVDYTDSISVSLSTSYLFNYPMPSFARLPVSLTISLSLFKSTISILPPCPTSPAPVMTFSISPTFTLDLTTASLMGSRAKLANVPKLHELIQHQVHRVLASRATWKVVLPGLTSVAEVKEEIKKEAEAES